A genome region from Geobacter pickeringii includes the following:
- a CDS encoding NADP-dependent glyceraldehyde-3-phosphate dehydrogenase, with amino-acid sequence MTIRDRIDALFPAPEQLAGRNRLAEPVEMREYLVNGELQPWKGPTQEVFSPVCARKADGPERARIGSFPLMTEADALAALEAAAAAYDNGRGEWPTMTVADRIAHIQRFAARMKERREEVVRLLMAEIGKTAGDAGKEFDRTVAYIAETVDALKELDRVSSRFVIEQGIIGQIRRAPLGVTLCMGPYNYPLNETFTTLIPALIMGNTVLLKPPRHGVLLFAPLLRAFRDCFPPGVVNTLFGSGRTITPPLMRTGRIDVLAFIGTSSAANSLQKEHPKPHRLRSVLGLEAKNPAIVLPDADLNVAVEECLAGSLTFNGQRCTAIKIVFVHESIADDFLALFSRTLAAIGIGLPWDPAVMITPLPEPGKTVYLAGLVDDAVRHGARVMNEGGGTVSGTYFHPALVYPVTPRMRLYTEEQFGPVVPVAPFSDTAEPIRYIEESDYGQQVSIFGRDPQLLATLIDPLVNQVSRVNINSQCQRGPDVFPFTGRKDSAVGTLSVSDALRAFSIRTLVAAKESAVNKEIISDIVREHRSNFLSTDFIL; translated from the coding sequence ATGACCATTCGCGACCGTATCGATGCGCTATTCCCTGCGCCGGAGCAGCTTGCCGGCAGAAACCGCCTGGCGGAGCCGGTGGAGATGCGGGAGTACCTTGTGAACGGGGAACTGCAGCCATGGAAAGGCCCGACCCAAGAGGTCTTCTCCCCGGTCTGCGCCAGGAAGGCCGACGGCCCCGAACGGGCCAGGATCGGCAGCTTCCCCCTCATGACCGAGGCCGACGCGCTGGCGGCGCTGGAGGCGGCGGCCGCCGCCTACGACAACGGCCGGGGGGAATGGCCCACCATGACGGTGGCAGACAGGATCGCCCATATCCAGCGCTTTGCCGCCCGGATGAAGGAACGGCGCGAGGAGGTGGTGCGGCTCCTGATGGCGGAGATCGGCAAGACCGCCGGCGACGCCGGCAAGGAGTTCGACCGGACCGTCGCCTACATCGCCGAGACCGTGGACGCCCTGAAGGAGCTCGACCGGGTCTCCTCCCGCTTCGTCATCGAGCAGGGGATCATCGGCCAGATCCGCCGCGCCCCCCTGGGGGTCACCCTCTGCATGGGCCCCTACAATTACCCCCTGAACGAAACCTTCACCACCCTCATCCCGGCCCTCATCATGGGGAACACGGTGCTGCTCAAGCCGCCGCGCCACGGGGTGCTCCTCTTCGCGCCGCTGCTGCGCGCCTTCCGCGACTGCTTCCCGCCGGGGGTGGTGAACACCCTCTTCGGATCGGGGCGCACCATCACCCCGCCCCTCATGCGGACGGGACGGATCGACGTCCTCGCCTTCATCGGGACCAGCAGCGCGGCCAACTCCCTGCAGAAGGAGCATCCCAAGCCCCATCGCCTCCGGTCGGTGCTGGGGCTCGAAGCCAAGAACCCGGCCATCGTCCTTCCCGACGCCGACCTGAACGTGGCGGTGGAGGAGTGCCTTGCCGGCAGCCTCACCTTCAACGGCCAGCGCTGCACCGCCATCAAGATCGTCTTCGTTCACGAATCTATCGCCGACGACTTCCTCGCCCTCTTCTCCCGGACGCTGGCCGCCATCGGCATCGGCCTGCCGTGGGACCCGGCGGTGATGATCACCCCCCTCCCCGAACCGGGGAAGACGGTCTATCTCGCCGGCCTCGTCGACGATGCCGTGCGCCACGGCGCTCGGGTGATGAACGAGGGGGGGGGGACCGTGTCCGGCACCTACTTCCACCCCGCCCTCGTCTATCCGGTCACCCCGCGGATGCGCCTCTACACCGAGGAGCAGTTCGGGCCGGTGGTGCCGGTGGCCCCCTTCTCCGACACCGCCGAGCCGATCCGGTACATCGAGGAGTCGGACTACGGCCAGCAGGTGAGCATCTTCGGCCGTGACCCGCAGCTCCTGGCAACCCTCATCGATCCGCTGGTGAACCAGGTCTCCCGGGTCAACATCAACAGCCAGTGCCAGCGCGGCCCCGACGTCTTCCCCTTCACCGGGCGGAAGGACTCGGCGGTGGGGACCCTCTCGGTCTCCGACGCCCTGCGGGCCTTCTCGATCCGGACCCTGGTGGCGGCCAAGGAGAGCGCGGTCAACAAGGAGATCATCTCCGACATCGTGCGGGAGCACCGCTCCAACTTCCTCTCCACCGACTTCATCCTCTGA
- a CDS encoding MlaC/ttg2D family ABC transporter substrate-binding protein — MKWLILQALLLGFAISTPAFAQGTPTEVVKKAVDEVIRIVSDKELKKPQNEPKRRQGLKKAIGAVFDYGEMAQRSMARHWKERSAPEKKEFTELFETLLENSYAGKIESYNQEKVVYGKEIVEGESAEVRSRIITTKRDEYALDYRLMKKGGKWMVYDVVIEGVSLVANYRTQFNKIITSEGYPALVKKLRAKSEEIKTP, encoded by the coding sequence ATGAAATGGTTGATACTCCAGGCCCTTCTCCTGGGCTTCGCGATCAGCACTCCCGCCTTCGCCCAGGGCACCCCCACGGAAGTCGTCAAAAAGGCCGTGGACGAGGTGATCCGGATCGTCTCCGACAAGGAGCTTAAAAAACCCCAGAACGAACCGAAGCGCCGCCAGGGGCTCAAGAAGGCCATCGGCGCCGTCTTCGATTACGGCGAGATGGCCCAGCGCTCCATGGCCCGCCACTGGAAAGAGCGGAGCGCCCCCGAGAAAAAGGAGTTCACGGAACTCTTCGAGACGCTGCTGGAAAACTCCTACGCCGGCAAGATCGAATCGTACAACCAGGAGAAGGTGGTCTACGGGAAGGAGATCGTGGAGGGGGAGAGCGCCGAGGTCCGCTCCCGGATCATCACCACCAAGCGCGACGAGTACGCGCTGGACTACCGGCTGATGAAAAAGGGCGGGAAGTGGATGGTCTACGACGTGGTGATCGAAGGGGTGAGCCTGGTGGCCAACTACCGGACCCAGTTCAACAAGATCATCACCAGCGAGGGGTACCCCGCCCTGGTCAAGAAGCTCCGGGCCAAGAGCGAGGAGATCAAGACGCCGTAG
- a CDS encoding MlaE family ABC transporter permease, with translation MRNTIEKLGAVTLFVVREMGRMLIFILYALYIIVRDPGKPIHIFKQIHFIGAKSLFVIVLTAAFTGMVLGLQGYYTLAKFGSEGLLGSAVALSLIRELGPVLSALMVTGRAGSAITAEIGIKKITEQIDALKTMALEPFKYLVSPKVLGALVALPLLCAIFDVVGIYGGYLVGVKLLGVNEGAYFYEMEKSVVGKDVWSGFVKSVSFGAIISWVCCYKGYYAGHGAEGVSRATTEAVVMSSVLVLVWDYFLTSVML, from the coding sequence GTGCGCAACACCATCGAAAAACTGGGCGCCGTCACCCTCTTCGTCGTCCGCGAGATGGGCCGGATGCTGATCTTCATCCTCTATGCCCTCTACATCATCGTCCGCGACCCGGGGAAACCGATCCACATCTTCAAGCAGATCCACTTCATCGGCGCCAAATCACTCTTCGTCATCGTTCTGACCGCGGCATTTACCGGGATGGTTCTCGGCCTCCAGGGGTACTACACCCTGGCCAAGTTCGGTTCCGAGGGGCTCCTCGGCTCGGCGGTGGCCCTCTCCCTCATCCGGGAGCTGGGTCCGGTGCTCTCGGCCCTGATGGTGACAGGGCGGGCGGGAAGCGCCATCACCGCCGAGATCGGGATCAAGAAGATCACCGAGCAGATCGACGCCCTCAAGACCATGGCGCTGGAGCCGTTCAAATACCTCGTCTCCCCCAAGGTGCTCGGCGCGCTGGTGGCGCTGCCGCTGCTCTGCGCCATCTTCGACGTGGTGGGGATCTACGGCGGCTACCTGGTGGGGGTGAAGCTCCTCGGGGTGAACGAGGGGGCCTATTTCTACGAGATGGAGAAGAGCGTGGTGGGGAAGGATGTCTGGTCGGGCTTCGTCAAGTCGGTCTCCTTCGGCGCCATCATCTCGTGGGTCTGCTGCTACAAGGGGTATTACGCCGGCCACGGCGCCGAAGGGGTCTCCCGGGCCACCACCGAGGCGGTGGTGATGTCGTCGGTGCTGGTGCTGGTGTGGGACTATTTCCTGACGTCGGTGATGCTCTGA
- a CDS encoding pirin-like C-terminal cupin domain-containing protein: MEIVRKIAKAWQSKATVEGAGVHLKRAFGYHQVPQLDPFLLLNGGTVVRVICGEVNSVRGPARFLLVPGRPVGEPAAWYGPVVMNTEDELRVAFEEYQNGTFTRNG, from the coding sequence ATGGAGATCGTCAGGAAAATCGCGAAGGCATGGCAGAGCAAGGCGACCGTGGAGGGGGCGGGGGTCCATCTCAAGCGCGCCTTTGGCTACCACCAGGTGCCGCAGCTCGACCCGTTCCTCCTCCTGAACGGCGGCACGGTGGTCCGAGTCATCTGCGGCGAGGTGAACAGCGTGCGGGGGCCGGCCCGCTTCCTTCTGGTCCCCGGACGCCCCGTCGGCGAACCGGCGGCATGGTACGGCCCCGTCGTCATGAACACCGAGGATGAGCTTCGCGTCGCCTTTGAGGAATACCAGAACGGTACATTCACGAGGAACGGCTGA
- a CDS encoding TolC family protein → MKTKAASAVIYGILFLGATVGRAAGTDGEKQLLDLNDCVKNALAVAPELGESQADIDLAASKLVEAKAHRYPQLDFLGLIGPVPQARGNQVASPDSINQTSRLTWFTRGDATLVQPLYTFGKISESMKAASHGIEVDRAKKEQRRNEVALQVKEYYYGLLLARELKEVVLEVQEDLDKARKKAREYLDKGSPNVDDLDIYKLDAFSGEVAKYLEEAKKGETLALAALRSRIGLSPDAPFDIATARLAPDETTAAALPAYLAASQSQRPEYRQVKEGLLARQALVEAAKAAYWPDLFLGGYLSGAYAEKRDRVSNPWVPDEFNHLWGGVALGLKWKLDFGITGAKVAAEQAQYDRLMSTKTYAETNIPLQIRKAYLDLQEAEKSIAATKDAYSNAKKWVVAALANFDFGIGPAKEIFDGLENYAKMRSDYFHSIYNQKMSRANLEYAVGASPLEQR, encoded by the coding sequence ATGAAGACGAAAGCGGCATCAGCAGTTATCTACGGCATACTGTTTCTCGGCGCGACAGTGGGTCGCGCCGCCGGGACCGACGGGGAGAAGCAGCTCCTGGATCTCAACGACTGCGTCAAAAATGCCCTCGCCGTCGCCCCCGAGCTTGGCGAATCCCAGGCGGACATCGACCTGGCCGCGTCGAAGCTGGTCGAGGCCAAGGCGCACCGGTATCCCCAGCTTGATTTCCTCGGGCTGATCGGCCCCGTCCCCCAGGCGCGGGGAAATCAGGTCGCTTCCCCCGACAGCATCAACCAGACAAGCCGGCTCACCTGGTTCACCCGGGGCGATGCAACCCTGGTGCAGCCCCTCTATACCTTCGGCAAGATCAGCGAGAGTATGAAGGCGGCCAGCCACGGGATCGAGGTGGACCGGGCGAAGAAGGAACAGCGGCGCAACGAGGTGGCGCTTCAGGTGAAGGAATACTACTACGGCCTCCTCCTCGCGCGGGAGCTGAAAGAGGTGGTTCTGGAAGTACAGGAGGACCTCGACAAGGCGAGGAAGAAGGCCCGGGAATACCTCGACAAGGGCTCCCCCAACGTGGACGACCTGGATATCTACAAGCTGGACGCCTTTTCCGGGGAGGTCGCCAAGTACCTCGAAGAGGCGAAGAAGGGGGAGACGCTCGCCCTTGCGGCGCTGCGCTCCCGAATCGGGCTCTCCCCCGACGCGCCGTTCGACATAGCGACCGCGCGGCTCGCTCCCGATGAGACGACGGCAGCGGCGTTGCCGGCATATCTCGCGGCGTCCCAGAGCCAGCGTCCCGAGTATCGGCAGGTCAAGGAAGGGCTCCTGGCGCGCCAGGCGCTCGTGGAGGCGGCAAAGGCGGCCTACTGGCCCGACCTCTTCCTCGGCGGCTACCTCTCCGGGGCCTATGCCGAGAAACGGGACCGGGTCAGCAACCCGTGGGTCCCCGACGAATTCAACCACCTCTGGGGGGGAGTGGCACTGGGGCTCAAATGGAAGCTCGACTTCGGGATCACCGGAGCCAAGGTGGCGGCGGAGCAGGCCCAGTACGACCGGCTCATGAGCACCAAGACCTACGCGGAGACCAACATCCCCCTCCAGATCAGGAAGGCCTACCTCGATCTGCAGGAGGCGGAGAAGAGCATCGCGGCAACAAAGGATGCCTACAGCAACGCAAAGAAATGGGTCGTCGCAGCACTTGCCAACTTCGATTTCGGCATCGGTCCCGCAAAGGAGATCTTCGATGGCCTGGAGAACTACGCCAAGATGCGGAGCGACTACTTTCACTCAATTTACAACCAGAAGATGTCCCGGGCGAACCTGGAGTATGCCGTCGGCGCCTCGCCGCTTGAGCAGAGATAA
- a CDS encoding putative bifunctional diguanylate cyclase/phosphodiesterase yields the protein MKTQERSIARITTILAAIITVAVSVLAPAGYFLVSYQYMVGSLDTQAEINARAVTQLVMANPQMWRYEEVRLMALLERRARRDLPEVRRVLDSQGKIIAESADPLRAPAVSRRHAIYDAGTPVAQIEISCSLRPLLLETTLVAAGAILLGGLGFIILRTIPLRAVQKAHHSLAESEAKYRSLYESMKEGMALYRFIRDGDGNPVSFEVVDINPSCESILGMGKTAVVGRRGAELFGGAVMDFFVDIVRGAQTGEALTFELPLPEKNRFFDVSVFYPEEGLFATLFEDVTERKKSDAQIQRLAYYDTLTGLPNRTLFFDRLNQALAGASRRNGKVALLFIDLDGFKLINDNLGHAQGDLLLMTVAQRLGEGIRRSDTLARLGGDEFMVLISSADEDRNAAQLAQHLLERISPPCEIGGRDVYTSASIGISIFPDDGRDVETLVRCADMAMYAAKEAGRNGYHFHSGEMNRKAHERMELEMSLRQALDRHEFFLEFQPIINARGDCLVGAEALVRWQHPVQGRIMPGTFIPAAENSGMVIPLGEWVLRNVCEKVREWRNADLPPVKLSVNVSGRQFEQRDFTAVVHGILKETGVDARSLQLELTETSLMKDADAAVSALHKLKELDLRIAVDDFGTGYSSLGYLRNFPIDHIKIDRSFVMDICDNPDDRSIVEAIVAMANKLNLNVVAEGVETVEQRDFLLNLGCHEMQGFLFHRPMPEEQFVELLRGMTLCATPTAS from the coding sequence GTGAAAACGCAGGAGCGCTCCATAGCCCGTATCACCACCATCCTCGCGGCGATCATAACCGTTGCCGTATCGGTTCTGGCCCCGGCGGGCTATTTCCTCGTATCTTACCAGTACATGGTGGGGAGCCTCGATACCCAGGCCGAGATCAACGCCCGGGCCGTCACCCAGCTGGTGATGGCGAATCCGCAAATGTGGCGGTACGAGGAAGTCAGGCTCATGGCGTTGCTGGAGCGCCGCGCCCGGCGGGACCTCCCCGAAGTGCGGCGGGTTCTGGACAGCCAGGGGAAGATCATAGCGGAGAGCGCGGACCCTTTAAGAGCGCCGGCGGTCTCCCGGCGCCACGCCATCTATGATGCCGGCACGCCGGTGGCGCAGATCGAGATTTCCTGCTCCCTTCGCCCCCTGCTGCTGGAAACGACCCTGGTCGCTGCCGGCGCGATACTGCTCGGCGGCCTCGGCTTCATCATCCTTCGCACCATCCCCCTGCGGGCCGTTCAGAAGGCCCACCACTCCCTGGCGGAGAGCGAGGCGAAATACCGTTCTCTCTACGAATCGATGAAAGAGGGGATGGCATTGTACCGATTCATCCGCGATGGGGACGGGAATCCCGTATCGTTCGAGGTCGTCGACATCAACCCCTCGTGCGAGTCGATCCTGGGAATGGGGAAAACGGCCGTTGTCGGCAGGCGGGGAGCCGAGCTCTTCGGCGGCGCCGTCATGGACTTTTTCGTCGACATTGTGCGCGGGGCCCAGACCGGCGAGGCGTTGACGTTCGAACTGCCGCTGCCGGAGAAGAACCGCTTTTTCGACGTCTCGGTGTTTTATCCGGAAGAGGGACTCTTCGCCACTCTGTTCGAGGATGTCACCGAGCGCAAGAAGTCCGACGCCCAGATCCAGAGGCTCGCCTATTACGACACGCTCACGGGATTGCCGAACCGCACCCTCTTCTTCGACCGCCTCAACCAGGCCCTGGCAGGGGCCTCCCGCAGAAACGGCAAGGTGGCGCTGCTTTTCATCGATCTCGACGGCTTCAAGCTCATCAACGACAATCTGGGGCATGCCCAGGGGGACCTGCTTCTGATGACGGTGGCGCAGCGGCTGGGGGAGGGGATCCGGCGCAGTGACACCCTCGCCCGGTTAGGGGGGGACGAGTTCATGGTCCTCATCTCCTCTGCCGATGAGGACCGCAACGCCGCGCAGCTGGCCCAGCACCTCCTGGAGCGGATTTCCCCTCCCTGCGAGATCGGCGGCCGTGACGTGTACACCAGCGCAAGCATCGGCATCTCCATCTTCCCCGACGACGGTCGGGACGTGGAAACGCTGGTGCGATGCGCCGACATGGCCATGTATGCGGCCAAGGAAGCGGGGCGCAACGGCTACCATTTCCATTCAGGGGAAATGAACCGCAAAGCCCATGAGCGGATGGAGCTGGAGATGAGCCTCCGCCAGGCGCTGGACCGGCACGAGTTTTTTCTGGAGTTCCAACCCATCATCAATGCCCGCGGCGACTGCCTGGTGGGGGCCGAAGCCCTTGTCCGCTGGCAGCACCCCGTCCAGGGGCGGATCATGCCGGGCACCTTCATCCCTGCAGCGGAAAACTCCGGAATGGTCATCCCCCTTGGCGAGTGGGTGCTGCGAAACGTCTGCGAGAAGGTGCGGGAGTGGCGCAACGCCGACCTTCCCCCCGTCAAGCTGTCGGTCAACGTCTCGGGGCGACAGTTCGAGCAGCGGGACTTCACCGCTGTGGTCCACGGCATCTTGAAGGAGACAGGGGTCGATGCCCGGAGTCTCCAACTGGAGCTGACCGAGACCAGCCTCATGAAAGATGCCGATGCCGCCGTCAGCGCACTCCATAAGCTCAAGGAGCTGGATCTGCGGATCGCGGTCGACGATTTCGGGACGGGCTATTCATCCCTGGGCTACCTCAGGAATTTCCCCATCGATCACATCAAGATCGACCGCTCGTTCGTTATGGACATCTGCGACAACCCTGACGACCGCTCCATCGTGGAGGCGATTGTCGCCATGGCGAACAAACTCAACCTCAACGTGGTCGCGGAAGGGGTTGAAACCGTCGAGCAGCGGGATTTCCTGCTGAATCTCGGCTGCCACGAGATGCAGGGGTTCCTCTTCCATCGGCCGATGCCCGAAGAGCAGTTCGTTGAACTGCTGCGGGGGATGACCCTCTGCGCCACCCCTACGGCGTCTTGA
- a CDS encoding YqiA/YcfP family alpha/beta fold hydrolase: MEKGIVIFSHGKESTPAGAKISALAEVARERGFAAESLDFADLPNPDGRVQRLVERCVREKRPLVLAGSSMGGYVATVASNAVKPVGLFLMAPAFYLSGYAEQSPVPRAQKTVIVHGWNDDVIPAEHSVRFAGRHRAELFLVDGDHFLSSQLPFLVELFGLFLDRLNDSPRYSLGVVRALHRGHRAAGM; the protein is encoded by the coding sequence ATGGAAAAAGGAATCGTCATCTTCTCCCACGGCAAGGAGAGCACTCCGGCAGGAGCAAAGATCAGCGCCCTGGCCGAGGTGGCCCGGGAACGGGGCTTTGCCGCCGAGAGCCTTGACTTCGCCGATCTTCCCAACCCGGACGGACGGGTGCAGCGCCTCGTGGAACGCTGCGTCCGGGAAAAGAGGCCCCTGGTGCTGGCAGGCTCGAGCATGGGAGGCTACGTGGCCACCGTGGCCTCCAACGCCGTGAAGCCGGTGGGGCTCTTCCTCATGGCGCCGGCGTTCTACCTCTCCGGCTACGCCGAGCAGTCCCCGGTCCCCCGTGCCCAGAAGACCGTCATCGTCCACGGCTGGAACGACGACGTGATCCCGGCGGAGCATTCGGTCCGGTTTGCCGGCCGGCACCGGGCTGAGCTCTTCCTGGTGGACGGCGACCACTTCCTCTCCAGCCAGCTCCCCTTCCTGGTGGAGCTCTTCGGATTGTTTCTCGACCGCCTGAATGACTCCCCCCGCTACTCCCTGGGGGTCGTCCGCGCCCTCCACCGGGGCCACCGCGCCGCCGGGATGTGA
- a CDS encoding ABC transporter ATP-binding protein, whose translation MIKLVEVQKSFGSQVVLDRLTLEVPPGKITAVIGPSGEGKSVLLKHMIGLLQPDAGKVFVEGEDITVMRRWELNRVRERFGMLFQNAALFDSMSVFENVAFPLEEKTKLSRPEIDAKVHEALEHVGLRGVDRKFPDELSGGMKKRVGLARALLLNPRIILFDEPTTGLDPIICRAIHQLIKDTHSRFGFTAVIVSHEIPEIFDISDYVAMLYRGRIIEMGTPEEIQRSDHPVVKQFISGSLEGPIHFV comes from the coding sequence ATGATCAAGCTCGTTGAGGTGCAAAAATCGTTCGGCAGCCAGGTGGTCCTCGACCGCCTCACCCTGGAGGTCCCGCCGGGAAAGATCACGGCGGTGATCGGCCCATCGGGAGAGGGGAAGAGCGTGCTGCTCAAGCATATGATCGGCCTGCTCCAGCCCGACGCCGGCAAGGTCTTTGTCGAGGGGGAGGATATCACCGTCATGCGGCGCTGGGAGCTGAACCGGGTGCGGGAGCGGTTCGGGATGCTCTTTCAGAACGCCGCCCTCTTCGACTCCATGAGCGTCTTCGAGAACGTCGCCTTCCCCCTGGAGGAAAAGACGAAACTCTCCCGCCCGGAGATCGACGCCAAGGTCCACGAGGCGCTGGAGCACGTGGGGCTCAGGGGGGTGGACCGCAAATTCCCCGACGAGCTCTCCGGCGGGATGAAGAAGCGGGTGGGGCTCGCCCGGGCGCTGCTTCTCAACCCGCGGATCATCCTCTTCGACGAGCCGACCACCGGCCTCGACCCGATCATCTGCCGGGCGATCCACCAGCTCATCAAGGATACCCACAGCCGGTTCGGCTTCACGGCGGTGATCGTCTCCCACGAGATCCCGGAGATCTTCGACATCTCCGACTACGTGGCGATGCTCTATCGCGGCCGGATCATCGAGATGGGGACACCGGAGGAGATCCAGCGTTCGGATCATCCGGTGGTGAAGCAGTTCATCAGCGGGAGCCTGGAGGGCCCGATCCACTTCGTGTGA
- the mlaD gene encoding outer membrane lipid asymmetry maintenance protein MlaD, whose amino-acid sequence MKRITLELIVGIFVLAGLLCLSYLSVKLGKMELVGGDFYDVTSEFDSVSGLKKGASVELAGVEVGRVDRIDLDPKTDRARLHLKIRQGIRLQDDVIASVRTRGIIGDKFIKLSPGGSETLIAANGRIRDTESSVDLEELLSKYIHGKVD is encoded by the coding sequence ATGAAAAGAATCACCCTTGAACTGATTGTCGGCATCTTCGTCCTCGCCGGACTGCTCTGTCTCTCCTACCTCTCCGTCAAGCTCGGCAAGATGGAGCTCGTGGGGGGGGACTTCTACGACGTAACGAGCGAGTTCGACTCCGTTTCCGGCCTCAAGAAGGGGGCCTCGGTGGAGCTTGCCGGGGTCGAGGTGGGGCGGGTCGACCGGATCGACCTCGACCCGAAGACGGACCGGGCCCGCCTCCACCTCAAGATCCGGCAGGGGATCAGGCTCCAGGACGACGTCATCGCCTCGGTCCGCACCCGGGGGATCATCGGCGACAAGTTCATCAAGCTCTCCCCCGGCGGGTCGGAGACGCTCATCGCCGCCAACGGCAGGATTCGGGACACCGAGTCGTCCGTCGACCTGGAGGAGCTGCTCAGCAAGTACATCCACGGAAAGGTTGATTGA
- a CDS encoding dienelactone hydrolase family protein, which translates to MKKGMLTLCCLGLLALGGTPSAALAALQTKEVDYRDGGVTMKGYLAWDDAVPGKRPGMLVVHEWWGLNDYARTRARMLAELGYTALAVDMYGGGKVAGHPDDAGKFAAEVTKNLDLMTARFTAALELLKKQPTVDPARIGAIGYCFGGAVVLNMVRQGGLAGVASFHGSLASVRPPGQGGVKARVLVMNGGADRFITPEQIGAFTAEMAKAGAGFRFINYAGAKHSFTNPDAGSFAKKFGLDLAYDAAADRQSWDEMSRFFRELFGK; encoded by the coding sequence ATGAAAAAGGGGATGCTGACGCTCTGCTGCCTCGGGCTTCTGGCCTTGGGGGGGACTCCGTCGGCGGCGCTCGCCGCGCTGCAGACGAAGGAGGTCGACTACCGGGACGGCGGGGTGACCATGAAGGGGTATCTTGCCTGGGACGACGCGGTGCCGGGGAAACGCCCCGGGATGCTCGTGGTCCACGAGTGGTGGGGGCTCAACGACTACGCCCGCACGCGGGCCCGGATGCTGGCGGAGCTGGGGTATACGGCGCTGGCGGTGGACATGTACGGCGGCGGAAAGGTGGCGGGGCATCCCGACGATGCCGGGAAGTTCGCCGCGGAGGTGACGAAGAACCTGGACCTCATGACGGCCCGCTTCACCGCGGCGCTGGAGCTGCTGAAGAAGCAGCCGACCGTCGACCCGGCCCGGATCGGCGCCATCGGTTACTGCTTCGGCGGTGCGGTGGTGCTGAACATGGTCCGCCAGGGGGGGCTCGCCGGTGTCGCCAGCTTCCACGGGAGCCTCGCCTCCGTCCGCCCTCCCGGGCAAGGAGGGGTGAAGGCGCGGGTGCTGGTCATGAACGGCGGCGCGGACCGCTTCATCACCCCGGAGCAGATCGGTGCGTTCACCGCCGAGATGGCGAAGGCGGGGGCCGGTTTCCGGTTCATCAACTATGCCGGCGCCAAACACAGCTTCACCAATCCCGACGCCGGGAGCTTCGCGAAGAAGTTCGGCCTCGACCTCGCCTATGATGCCGCCGCCGACCGTCAGTCGTGGGACGAGATGAGCCGGTTTTTCCGGGAGTTGTTCGGGAAATAG